A genomic segment from Aegilops tauschii subsp. strangulata cultivar AL8/78 chromosome 1, Aet v6.0, whole genome shotgun sequence encodes:
- the LOC109766971 gene encoding uncharacterized protein — MTPIFTTYNPNLKKMIICFPYFSEFFSEWAADYKGDGSNCLPEILKDMIRDLLILMSKTSVRGLDDLSSYICIRAKLSSNNNNKYPNAGKREILKFIRFPLSGKDPNEHQMRTSFAALFRKNLPGEWFGRDFMLFTEMMGGVVYSLQVVTDHPVLKCGAGIVKLIRACFREDLRPRQIGILERVVDIAKYGGQSWHARLIHYPILLAMSRYRTESSDSYDLLWFARKATAHYKENLNAELRSGTIQRCPFNNIHPSFIVMTLYPGLVSDLYELYLNHEYLNVIV, encoded by the exons ATGACTCCCATCTTTACAACATACAATCCCAATCTAAAGAAGATGATTATCTGCTTTCCTTATTTTTCGGAGTTTTTCTCGGAATGGGCTGCTGACTACAAGGGTGATGGTTCGAACTGTCTGCCTGAAATTCTGAAAGATATGATAAG GGACTTGTTGATTTTGATGTCAAAAACAAGTGTGAGGGGATTAGACGATCTATCTTCCTACATTTGTATCAGAGCTAAGTTATCTTCAAATAACAACAATAAATATCCCAATGCTGGAAAGCGAGAAATCTTGAAATTCATTAGGTTTCCTTTAAGTGGAAAGGAtccaaatgagcatcaaatgcgTACAAGTTTTGCTGCATTATTTCGGAAGAACTTACCAGGAGAATGGTTTGGTCGGGATTTCATGTTATTTACGGAGATGATGGGAGGTGTGGTGTACAG CCTACAGGTCGTAACAGATCACCCAGTATTAAAGTGTGGTGCTGGTATTGTCAAACTGATCAGAGCGTGCTTTCGTGAAGATTTGCGTCCTAGGCAGATAGGAATCTTAGAGAGGGTCGTTGACATTGCCAAATACGGTGGTCAGTCTTGGCACGCCCGTCTGATACATTATCCAATTTTGTTGGCCATGAGTCGCTATCGCACTGAATCATCGGATAGCTATGATCTTCTATGGTTCGCAAGAAAAGCAACTGCTCACTATAAGGAAAACCTCAATGCTGAATTGAGAAGCGGTACAATACAGAGATGTCCTTTCAACAACATACACCCAAGTTTCATTGTTATGACATTGTATCCCGGGCTGGTCTCCGAtttgtatgagctgtatttgaaTCACGAATATCTCAACGTGATAGTGTAA
- the LOC141028044 gene encoding uncharacterized protein — protein MKTKEVGASVVLEDNFYPSVNTRKVALSASHDQRKPSPQEFNTGENEERSRNNSLIETGKGGKRRDSSSEQDNLFFKKYDKAKPELKGPIEDFSQKRVTPGESSRAVVAPREDERDGGLRKLVSFYTTPDPSPTRTRSVSPSLREVDDGLLRQARGVDGLFRAWSDLRVGSCRKARIWPCSTTTTTKAGSAAPTSSLMASSLTMPTTRRAPLQEAAITADVLPYSNWGEDFQVGMQASIPQKQ, from the exons ATGAAGACAAAAGAGGTTGGAGCATCTGTTGTTCTGGAAG ATAATTTCTACCCCAGTGTGAATACCAGGAAGGTTGCTCTATCTGCTTCCCATGATCAGAGGAAACCATCCCCGCAAGAATTTAATACTGGAG AAAATGAGGAAAGAAGTAGGAATAACTCTTTGATAGAGACTGGGAAAGGTGGGAAGAGAAGAGACAGTTCTTCGGAACAAGACAATCTATTCTTTAAAAAGTACGATAAAGCTAAGCCAGAGCTGAAAGGTCCAATAGAAGATTTCTCACA GAAGCGGGTGACCCCTGGAGAGAGCAGTCGGGCGGTGGTGGCGCCTCGGGAGGACGAGCGCGACGGCGGTTTGAGGAAGCTCGTGTCTTTTTACACCACCCCTGACCCCTCCCCTACACGCACCCGCAGCGTATCCCCATCGCTCCGGGAGGTCGACGACGGGCTCCTCCGGCAAGCACGGGGCGTTGATGGTCTCTTTCGGGCATGGTCGGATCTGCGTGTCGGCAGCTGCAGGAAGGCAAGGATCTGGCCGTGCTCCACGACCACCACAACCAAGGCAGGGAGCGCTGCTCCGACCTCCTCTCTTATGGCTTCAAGTCTGACGATGCCCACGACCAGGCGTGCTCCCCTCCAAG AAGCTGCAATCACTGCTGATGTACTTCCATATAGCAATTGGGGAGAG GATTTCCAGGTAGGGATGCAAGCGAGCATCCCGCAGAAGCAGTAA